One Alnus glutinosa chromosome 3, dhAlnGlut1.1, whole genome shotgun sequence genomic region harbors:
- the LOC133864110 gene encoding hydroxyphenylpyruvate reductase-like isoform X1 yields MDSIGVLMTCPMSEYLEEQLQKRFNLFKLWAHSSPYDFLKNNSNSIKALVGNTKIGADAELIESLPKLEIVSSYSVGLDKIDLTKCQEKGIRVTNTPDVLTDDVADAAIGLVLAVTRRLCECDQFVRNGLWKKRDFGLATKDWFSNCIESRSIWLPYQLLLKI; encoded by the exons ATGGACTCCATAGGCGTCCTAATGACCTGCCCAATGTCCGAATACCTCGAAGAACAACTCCAAAAGCGCTTCAATCTCTTCAAACTTTGGGCCCATTCCTCGCCCTATgatttcttgaagaacaactccAATTCCATCAAAGCATTGGTGGGGAACACCAAAATCGGTGCCGACGCAGAGCTCATCGAGTCGCTGCCCAAGCTGGAGATCGTTTCGAGTTACAGTGTGGGGTTGGACAAGATTGATCTGACCAAATGTCAGGAGAAGGGCATTAGGGTTACCAACACGCCTGACGTGTTGACCGATGATGTTGCCGATGCGGCTATCGGGTTGGTCTTGGCTGTTACAAGGAGGCTTTGTGAGTGTGACCAGTTTGTGAGGAACGGGTTGTGGAAGAAACGCGATTTCGGATTGGCTACCAAG GATTGGTTCAGCAATTGCATAGAGAGCCGAAGCATTTGGCTGCCATATCAGTTACTACTCAAGATCTGA
- the LOC133864110 gene encoding hydroxyphenylpyruvate reductase-like isoform X2, which produces MDSIGVLMTCPMSEYLEEQLQKRFNLFKLWAHSSPYDFLKNNSNSIKALVGNTKIGADAELIESLPKLEIVSSYSVGLDKIDLTKCQEKGIRVTNTPDVLTDDVADAAIGLVLAVTRRLCECDQFVRNGLWKKRDFGLATKFSGKSVGIIGLGRIGSAIA; this is translated from the exons ATGGACTCCATAGGCGTCCTAATGACCTGCCCAATGTCCGAATACCTCGAAGAACAACTCCAAAAGCGCTTCAATCTCTTCAAACTTTGGGCCCATTCCTCGCCCTATgatttcttgaagaacaactccAATTCCATCAAAGCATTGGTGGGGAACACCAAAATCGGTGCCGACGCAGAGCTCATCGAGTCGCTGCCCAAGCTGGAGATCGTTTCGAGTTACAGTGTGGGGTTGGACAAGATTGATCTGACCAAATGTCAGGAGAAGGGCATTAGGGTTACCAACACGCCTGACGTGTTGACCGATGATGTTGCCGATGCGGCTATCGGGTTGGTCTTGGCTGTTACAAGGAGGCTTTGTGAGTGTGACCAGTTTGTGAGGAACGGGTTGTGGAAGAAACGCGATTTCGGATTGGCTACCAAG TTCAGTGGTAAATCTGTTGGAATTATTGGGTTGGGCAGGATTGGTTCAGCAATTGCATAG
- the LOC133864584 gene encoding dynein light chain 1, cytoplasmic produces the protein MLEGKAMIEDTDMPVKMQVQAMASASQALDLYDVFDCRSIAAHIKKDFDKTHGCGWQCVVGSNFGCFFTHSEGTFIYFKLETLNFLIFKGAASSSP, from the exons ATGTTGGAAGGAAAAGCTATGATAGAAGACACAGACATGCCAGTAAAGATGCAAGTCCAAGCTATGGCTTCTGCCTCTCAAGCTTTGGATCTCTATGATGTCTTTGACTGCAGATCCATTGCTGCCCACATCAAaaag GATTTTGACAAGACACATGGGTGTGGATGGCAGTGCGTGGTGGGTTCAAATTTTGGGTGTTTCTTCACTCATTCTGAAGGAACTTTCATCTACTTTAAATTGGAAACTCTCAATTTTCTCATCTTCAAAGGGGCTGCCTCCTCCTCTCCCTGA